A region of the Fusobacterium sp. SYSU M8D902 genome:
AATATTATTAGTTCTATTAAAAAATAATTTTCCTTGAGTTTCAAGAATTGCTAAATATCTAATTATAGTTGATTGAATATCTGTTTCTTTCATTTAATCTTTTCCTCCATACTCATTTTTTAAAGTGTTAATGCTATATACTATTGGAGAAAATAAGAGTAAAATTATTATTATCAATAAATTTAGACCAAACTCCATTTTATCCTCTTGCCAAGTTTCTATTACATAATCTTTCTCATTTATTAGAGAAATAATAGTATTATAAGTGCTAAGCATTATATAAACTATTCCAGCTATTTTTATAATCACTAATTCCACTCCTCTATTTCCAAAATTGCCACCATTTTTTACTATTTAACTTATTTATCACAGAATAAAGAGTATTATTTTTAACTAATAATTCGTTTTTATCCTCTTCTAAATTCTTGTTAGTGGCCGTAAGGTGTGCTACTTCCTCATAGTACTTTAAATTTTGATCTTTATATTTTTTTATTTCACCTTGTAGTATTTCAACTTTTTTTCTCAGAATATCAAGTTCAGTTTCTGATCCTGGATTAACTAATCTTAATTGAGAAACAGAAGCATAATGTTTAGCTATCTCAACTAAAGCTTTTCTACAATCTTCAATAGATTTTAAATTTCTTGTAACAATAGGTTTTATCCCTAGTCTTTGTTGAAGTTCAGTTATTTCAGATTTTAAAATATCTCTTCTCTCCATGTAAAACTCCTTTTATTTTTTATTTTGTGGATGTATTATTCCATAGTAAAAACTTATAATTATTAATATTCCGAGCCCAATTTCACAAGATCACCTCTAATAAATTCTTTCTTTTAACTGAATTACATATACTTTTACAGGTTTGTTACCAAATTCTCTATGAGTTATTTCTTTGATTTGATAACCATGCCATTTAAACTTTAATATTTTATCCATTTCAGAGCTTTTGGGATATCCTAATTTGATAATTATTCTATCAAATGATTTTCCTTCAATTCTTTTCTGCCAGTAAGGAGTACATAGTCTGTACTCCTCTTTTTTAGTTCCTATCTTTATTTCCTGAAAATATTCTCTTTTTAAATTTAAAACTAAATCCATTATCCCACCATCCTATTTATAGCTAATTCATAATATTTTTTATCTATTTCTATTCCAATAAAATTTCTATTAGTATTTGAACAAGCTACTCCAGCACTTCCACTTCCCATGGTAAAATCTAAAACTAAATCATTCTCATTAGAATATGTTTTTATTAAATACTCTAATAACTCAGTAGGTTTTTGAGTAGGATGTATCATTACACTAGGATGAGGTTTTTTAAAATTTAAAATACTTCTAGGGAATTTCATATCTCCATATCTATCAGAATTATCTTTCTGAATAAAATTATTATAGTTATTATTTATTTTAGGAGCTATAGTATTTCCAGTTGAATTATTTTGCTTTCCTTTAAATTTTTGTGGATTGTATGTAGGTAATTTTTTATAAAAAACAAGAATATCTTCATGTGAAGATAAAGGCATTTTATTAGCATTTAAAAATCCACTAGGATGTTCTTTATTCCATATCAAACTATACCTATACTCTTCTTGATTAGATAAAATTAGCTTAGCACTAAATATTCCTTGCCCAAATAAAATTATTGGAGTATTCTCTTTTCTAAGTTTTTTTAATCTTTTCCACATTTCATCAAAAGGAATTACACAATCCCATTTATTTTTAGTTTTTTGATAAGGTGGATCTGTTAAAATTAAGTCAACTTTTATATTTTTCTCAATAAGTTGGTCCATAATTTTAAGACAATCTCCATGATATAACTCTACCATCTTTCCCCCTTATGCTGTAAGCCACTCTGCAAATGCTTTTTTATCAAATTTTCTTTTAGATTCTCCTTTGACCTCATACTCAAGACAACTTCCAGCTAGTCTATCAGCTATTCTACTTCCAAGTTTTACTTTTATTTCCATAGGAGTTAAGTTGGTTGTTATGATCATAGGCTTATTAGCTCTATATCTTGTATCTATCAAATTAAACATTTTTTCTCTTGTAAAATCTGATATGTTCTCAGTTCCTAAATCATCTATTACCAATAAATCACAAGTTTTAACATAGTTAAGAACATCATTCTCAGCTTCTGCCCATTCTCTCATTATTTTGAGAAGATATAATCCTAAATTCATTACAAGAACTGTTTTGCCATTATTCATAAGTTGATTACATATACAAGCACTAGCATATGTTTTTCCAGTTCCTACACCACCATAGAAAAGAATCCCGCCTTGAGCTGTTCCATCAAGTATAAATTTATCAGCATATTTTTTAGACATTCCCATATGTTTATCAGACATATTAGAGTTTTCAAAAGTACT
Encoded here:
- a CDS encoding site-specific DNA-methyltransferase produces the protein MVELYHGDCLKIMDQLIEKNIKVDLILTDPPYQKTKNKWDCVIPFDEMWKRLKKLRKENTPIILFGQGIFSAKLILSNQEEYRYSLIWNKEHPSGFLNANKMPLSSHEDILVFYKKLPTYNPQKFKGKQNNSTGNTIAPKINNNYNNFIQKDNSDRYGDMKFPRSILNFKKPHPSVMIHPTQKPTELLEYLIKTYSNENDLVLDFTMGSGSAGVACSNTNRNFIGIEIDKKYYELAINRMVG
- a CDS encoding ATP-binding protein: MEIIGNKVPVCKYCGKEYVENLNIPANFPDFIKQAMKYIPACDCEEKQEKKRRELEEKERQKQCLMNKVKRYRDISVIDKKFLQSTFENSNMSDKHMGMSKKYADKFILDGTAQGGILFYGGVGTGKTYASACICNQLMNNGKTVLVMNLGLYLLKIMREWAEAENDVLNYVKTCDLLVIDDLGTENISDFTREKMFNLIDTRYRANKPMIITTNLTPMEIKVKLGSRIADRLAGSCLEYEVKGESKRKFDKKAFAEWLTA